TGGAACCAGCGTTCCCCTCAATTTATACCGTGTGAAAGTGATATGGCACAGCGTAGAACGTGTGGCGTACGTTTTACGTGCAGATGCTGAATCGTTAGTTGGTATGTCGTTGCTTCACGGAAGTCGCGTGACACTGGATGTGGAAACAAATGGAGATGTAATAATTGCCCCTTTGCCTTAGACACATTACTTAACCAGCAGCAACACTTAAGAACAAACATTCCGTAAATTAGTTACAATTGAAGGGAGAAGAAGTCTCGATGCAATTCAAAATCCCGTTACGTCAACGACTACAGCTCGTAGTCCAGTATCTGGCTACGGCAGCAGTGCTTCTTCTATTCTATGGAATTCACACGGCTATCGCCCAAACCGCCACGCAGATTGCTAAAACGAAAGCCGCTACTGTTTCCTTAGAGATGAAGGACAACACCGGCAAAATCATCAGCATCGGCAGCGGCTTTTTCGTTCAATCCAATCTCATTGCCACCAACTACCACATCATTGTAGGAACAGCGAGTGGCACTGCGAAAGTCGACGATAAAGATACACACTACACTATTGAAGGGTTCACTGCAATAGATGCAGCCAACGATCTTGCCCTTCTAAAAGTTACGGCGTACGGTGTCAAACCATTGCCACTCGGCAATAGCGATATCCTTCAGATCGGCGAGACTGTCCATGTCGCCGACAATTCCTTAGGTGTCGTAAATTTCTGGGACGGTATTATAAAGAGATTTCGCGATAAGTACACCACGGAACGAATTCTGATGACAGCACCTATGGCACCCGGAAGAAGTGGAGCTCCAGTGCTAAACCGCTGGGGTGAAGTTATCGGGATGTCTTATATAACGACTGAAAGTGTAACCACTGAAAGTGGGCAGTACCTCCAATTTGCCATCCCCTCACGTTACCTCAAGGCACTGCTAGCTGAGTCTAAACGAGTACACTCTTTTTCATGGGATACACATTCCATCTCCGCAGAAACATACTTCTTGCGAGGTAAAATGATGGAGAGTCTCTCGCGGTATGTGGATGCAATTGAAGTCTACACCCACGCAATTCGACGCAATCCAAATTACAAGATTTATTACAATCGAGGACGTGCCAAGAGTTGGCTTGGACAATACACCGCCGCCATACAAGACTACAACAAAGCAATACAACTCAAGCCTGATGATTCTTTTATTTACAGTAGTCGCGGAAGTGCCAAAAATAGTCTGGGTCAATACTTTGAGGCTATACAAGATTATGACAAAGCAATACAACTCAAGCCAAATAGTGCCTATACCTACGTAGGTCGAGCACATGTAAAGGAACAACTAAACCAATACGCAGCCGCTATACAAGATTATGATATGGCAATACAACTCAGACCTAATGATTTCCTTTTCTATCTTGATCGGGGAGATGCCAAAGTTAAACTAGGACAGTATTTTGCTGCAATACAAGACTATGACAAAGTAATACAAATCATCCCGCAAGGTGCTAGGGCCTACCACAGTAGGGGAAATGTTAAAGCTCAACTCGAACAATATGCTGCTGCTATACAAGATTACGACAAGGCAATACAAGTTAATCCAAATTATGAGATTGCCTATTACAGCCGTGGATACACTAAGGCACGCCTCGGGCAATACTTCGCCGCCATACAAGATTATGACAAGGCAATACAACTTAGACCTGATGCTGCTTCTACGTACCGAAGTCGCGGGATTGCTAAGTCTCAACTCGGGCAACACTTTGCCGCTATACAAGACTATGATAAGGCGATACAACTCAATCCTGATTTTGCTTATGCCTATTACAGTCGAGGACTTGCTAAAGTCTTGCTCAATCACATAATGGAGGCAAAGCAGGATTTTCAAACTGCCTTGAAACTTGCGAAACAGGTGGGTAATGTTAGCCTTGAATCTGATATTAAGTCAGTACTTCAGACATTGGAATAGCAAGATTTGAAAAGCAGCGAAATAGAACTGGATGCTACAGTTAATTTGTGAGATTCTCTTGACTTTTCACTTGGAGGTTTTCAATATCACATCGGTTCAGTTAAGCTCAATTGCCTCTCCGCTTGCAGCGGAACGATATCCGGCGCAGATGATTTCTACGGAATGCGCGGCAAACTCGGCGTTCATTTCACTCTCAACACCGTTCTCAACACAATCCACAAACGCGCTGAACTCTCGTGGTCCATCGTCATCACTACCGACATCAATCCATTGT
This genomic interval from Candidatus Poribacteria bacterium contains the following:
- a CDS encoding tetratricopeptide repeat protein; its protein translation is MQFKIPLRQRLQLVVQYLATAAVLLLFYGIHTAIAQTATQIAKTKAATVSLEMKDNTGKIISIGSGFFVQSNLIATNYHIIVGTASGTAKVDDKDTHYTIEGFTAIDAANDLALLKVTAYGVKPLPLGNSDILQIGETVHVADNSLGVVNFWDGIIKRFRDKYTTERILMTAPMAPGRSGAPVLNRWGEVIGMSYITTESVTTESGQYLQFAIPSRYLKALLAESKRVHSFSWDTHSISAETYFLRGKMMESLSRYVDAIEVYTHAIRRNPNYKIYYNRGRAKSWLGQYTAAIQDYNKAIQLKPDDSFIYSSRGSAKNSLGQYFEAIQDYDKAIQLKPNSAYTYVGRAHVKEQLNQYAAAIQDYDMAIQLRPNDFLFYLDRGDAKVKLGQYFAAIQDYDKVIQIIPQGARAYHSRGNVKAQLEQYAAAIQDYDKAIQVNPNYEIAYYSRGYTKARLGQYFAAIQDYDKAIQLRPDAASTYRSRGIAKSQLGQHFAAIQDYDKAIQLNPDFAYAYYSRGLAKVLLNHIMEAKQDFQTALKLAKQVGNVSLESDIKSVLQTLE